In Deferribacteraceae bacterium V6Fe1, one genomic interval encodes:
- a CDS encoding 3-hydroxyacyl-CoA dehydrogenase, whose translation MKQIKKAAVLGAGVMGATIAAHLANAGIEVVMLDIVPRELTEEEKGKGLTEKDKEFRNRIVNNAFRNLVSMKPAAFYLKDFAKQITVGNLEDDIHLIGDCDWIVEVVVENMDIKKKLFVEKVVPNVKNNDVIISTNTSGLSVNAMAEFLPESLRPNFLVTHFFNPPRYMRLMEIVPSKYTSDEVVNFMSEFISKRLGKGIVYAKDTPNFIGNRIGVYVIYSAFKHLLDLDMTVEEADQAAGPAVGMPRTAIFKLADLVGIDTIVHIGKNSYGLLTEDDEREIYKIPDFLQKMVDNGLCGNKTKQGFYKKVKDESGRKTLYYDLKDGEFKESVKPKFASVTQTKQIDDVRQKIKIMVNGNDKASQFAWRLLRDGLIYTFKRIPEISDDIVNVDNAMKWGYNWELGPFEIFDAIGVQDFVKKCEKDGVFVPEALKNIEAFYKFENSKQYYYDIVAGEYKELTQKETSIDLQILKRQGRLVESNKGASIIDLGDGVFCLEFHSKMNSISGDILSMTKKAIKRAEEEGVGLVIANQGKAFSVGANLAMLAVAIAEGAFDDINMMVKAFQDAAMAIKYSHVPVVAAPFNMTLGGGCEFCLHSDAINAHAETYMGLVEIGVGLLPAGGGTKEMAVRAILEAEKYNTDVSPFIFKNFMNIAMAKVSIGAYELYDLGYMDDNDTVSMDIDRLIYDAKMKVIALSKNYRPKKPLTDLKAPGRSVAASIKSQLWNMKMGGFITEYEEFLGSTIADVITGGDVNAGTLITEEYLLKLERDAFVKLCTQKKTIERIQHMLKKNKPLRN comes from the coding sequence ATGAAGCAAATTAAAAAGGCTGCAGTTTTAGGTGCCGGCGTTATGGGCGCTACTATTGCTGCACACCTTGCAAATGCAGGGATTGAAGTAGTAATGCTGGATATAGTTCCAAGAGAACTTACCGAAGAAGAAAAGGGGAAAGGGCTTACCGAAAAGGATAAGGAATTTAGAAACAGGATAGTCAATAATGCGTTTAGAAACCTTGTTTCTATGAAGCCGGCTGCATTTTACTTAAAAGATTTTGCAAAGCAAATTACTGTTGGCAACCTTGAAGATGACATTCATTTGATAGGTGATTGTGATTGGATTGTTGAGGTTGTTGTTGAAAATATGGACATTAAGAAAAAACTTTTTGTAGAAAAAGTTGTGCCTAATGTAAAAAATAATGATGTTATAATTTCTACTAATACAAGCGGCTTGTCCGTTAATGCAATGGCTGAGTTTTTACCTGAAAGCTTAAGACCTAACTTTCTCGTAACTCACTTTTTTAATCCACCTAGGTATATGAGATTGATGGAGATAGTGCCTTCTAAATATACTTCCGATGAAGTAGTTAATTTTATGTCTGAATTTATCAGTAAACGTTTAGGTAAAGGTATAGTTTATGCCAAAGATACCCCTAATTTTATCGGAAACAGGATTGGCGTTTACGTAATCTACTCAGCATTTAAGCATCTGCTTGACCTTGATATGACCGTTGAAGAAGCTGATCAGGCTGCAGGGCCTGCTGTCGGTATGCCAAGGACAGCTATTTTTAAATTGGCTGACTTGGTTGGTATAGATACAATAGTGCATATTGGAAAGAACTCTTATGGATTGTTAACAGAAGATGATGAAAGAGAAATCTATAAGATTCCTGATTTTCTGCAAAAAATGGTTGATAACGGACTTTGCGGAAACAAGACAAAGCAGGGATTTTATAAGAAGGTAAAAGATGAGTCTGGCAGAAAGACGCTCTATTATGATTTGAAAGATGGAGAGTTTAAAGAGTCTGTAAAACCAAAATTCGCTTCAGTTACTCAGACTAAGCAAATAGATGATGTAAGACAGAAGATTAAAATAATGGTTAACGGGAATGATAAGGCGTCTCAGTTTGCTTGGAGACTTTTGAGGGATGGTTTGATTTATACATTTAAACGCATTCCTGAAATATCTGACGATATTGTAAATGTAGATAATGCAATGAAGTGGGGATACAACTGGGAGCTTGGACCATTTGAAATTTTTGATGCGATAGGTGTACAGGATTTTGTCAAGAAGTGTGAAAAAGATGGAGTATTTGTACCTGAAGCATTGAAAAATATCGAAGCTTTTTACAAGTTTGAAAATTCCAAGCAGTATTATTACGATATAGTAGCCGGTGAGTATAAAGAGCTTACACAAAAAGAAACTTCTATTGACCTTCAGATTTTGAAAAGGCAGGGAAGACTTGTCGAGAGTAATAAAGGCGCTTCTATTATAGATTTGGGTGACGGTGTATTCTGTCTTGAGTTTCATTCAAAAATGAACTCTATCAGTGGCGACATCCTTTCAATGACAAAGAAAGCCATTAAAAGAGCTGAAGAGGAAGGGGTTGGGCTTGTTATCGCAAATCAAGGGAAGGCATTTTCCGTTGGTGCAAACCTTGCTATGCTTGCTGTCGCAATCGCTGAGGGTGCATTTGATGATATAAATATGATGGTAAAAGCATTTCAGGATGCTGCAATGGCAATCAAATATTCTCATGTGCCTGTGGTCGCTGCACCGTTTAATATGACTTTGGGTGGCGGATGTGAATTTTGCTTACATTCTGATGCTATTAATGCACACGCTGAAACCTATATGGGCTTGGTAGAAATAGGGGTAGGTCTTCTTCCTGCCGGTGGCGGCACAAAAGAGATGGCTGTGAGGGCTATTTTAGAAGCAGAAAAATATAATACGGATGTTTCGCCGTTTATATTCAAAAATTTTATGAACATTGCCATGGCAAAAGTGTCAATTGGTGCTTATGAGCTTTATGATTTGGGCTACATGGATGACAATGACACAGTTAGTATGGATATAGACAGATTAATCTATGATGCTAAAATGAAGGTTATTGCACTTTCTAAAAATTACAGACCTAAAAAACCGCTTACAGATTTAAAAGCACCCGGCAGAAGTGTGGCTGCCAGCATTAAGAGCCAGCTCTGGAATATGAAAATGGGCGGTTTTATAACGGAATATGAAGAGTTTTTGGGTTCTACTATTGCCGATGTTATTACAGGCGGCGATGTAAATGCCGGGACACTTATTACTGAGGAGTATTTACTAAAGCTTGAAAGGGATGCTTTTGTAAAACTTTGTACTCAAAAGAAAACTATAGAGCGCATTCAACATATGTTGAAGAAAAATAAGCCTCTTAGAAATTAA
- a CDS encoding acetyl-CoA C-acyltransferase → MRNAYIVKAYRTAGCKAKKGKFKDMRPDDLAAAAIKHLVEQTGIDAKDIDDVIIGCAFPEGEQGMNVARVASFKAGLPIEVPAVTVNRFCSSGLQTIANAAERIMAGFADCIIAGGAESMTMVPMGGNKYSANPSLMASWPETYASMGVTAELVAERYNISRQEQDEFAYNSHMKAIKAINEGKFDDEIAPVEVEYTSIDAKNKVKKVKEVVKIDDGARADTTIEGLAKLKPVFRVNGSVTAGNSSQMTDGAAAVLVVSEEYLKKTGLKPIAKFVSFAVAGVEPEYMGIGPVKAIPKALKMANLELSDIGLIELNEAFAAQSLAVLKELNINPEIVNVNGGAIALGHPLGCTGSKLTATLLSEMQRRDVKYGMVSMCIGGGMGAAGIFELLK, encoded by the coding sequence ATGAGAAATGCATATATTGTAAAAGCATATAGGACGGCTGGTTGTAAGGCCAAAAAAGGTAAATTTAAAGATATGAGGCCTGATGATTTGGCTGCTGCTGCTATCAAGCATCTTGTTGAGCAAACTGGAATAGATGCAAAAGATATAGATGATGTAATTATCGGTTGTGCCTTCCCTGAAGGGGAGCAAGGGATGAATGTGGCAAGGGTTGCCTCATTTAAGGCTGGTCTCCCTATTGAAGTGCCTGCTGTAACGGTAAATAGATTCTGCTCAAGTGGCTTGCAAACCATTGCAAATGCAGCTGAAAGAATAATGGCAGGATTTGCAGATTGTATTATTGCAGGTGGAGCTGAGTCTATGACAATGGTTCCGATGGGTGGCAACAAATATAGTGCAAACCCTTCCCTTATGGCTTCTTGGCCTGAGACATATGCTTCAATGGGTGTTACTGCTGAGCTTGTCGCTGAGAGATATAATATTTCAAGACAAGAGCAGGATGAATTTGCTTATAACAGCCATATGAAGGCAATAAAAGCGATAAATGAAGGAAAATTTGATGATGAGATTGCACCTGTAGAAGTTGAGTATACCTCAATTGATGCTAAAAATAAGGTTAAGAAAGTTAAAGAGGTTGTAAAGATAGATGACGGTGCAAGAGCAGATACTACAATTGAAGGGCTTGCAAAATTAAAGCCTGTATTTAGAGTCAATGGCTCGGTTACTGCTGGTAATTCATCTCAAATGACAGATGGTGCAGCTGCTGTGCTGGTTGTCAGTGAAGAATATTTAAAAAAGACAGGTCTAAAGCCTATTGCAAAGTTTGTAAGCTTTGCAGTAGCCGGTGTTGAGCCGGAATATATGGGTATTGGCCCGGTTAAAGCAATACCGAAAGCTCTTAAAATGGCAAACTTGGAGTTGTCTGATATAGGGCTTATCGAACTTAATGAAGCATTTGCTGCTCAATCACTTGCAGTATTAAAGGAATTAAATATCAATCCTGAAATAGTTAACGTAAATGGCGGTGCTATTGCACTCGGTCACCCTCTTGGTTGTACCGGTTCAAAATTGACTGCAACTCTTTTAAGTGAAATGCAGAGAAGAGATGTAAAATACGGAATGGTAAGTATGTGTATTGGCGGCGGTATGGGTGCTGCCGGAATTTTTGAATTATTAAAATAA
- a CDS encoding acyl-CoA dehydrogenase family protein — translation MEKKLLKGAEYLLTEVSKEDIFTPEDFSDEQKQIAQTTEEFVTNEVMPDIEAIDQQDFDKVVAHMKKSGELGLLMIDAPEEYGGLELDKATSMLVAEKIAPSGSFSVAYAAHTGIGTLPLVYYGTKEQKEKYLEKIITGEWIAAYCLTEPGSGSDALGAKATATLSEDGKYYILNGTKQFITNAGFADLFTVFAKIDKEHFTAFLVERTFEGLELGPEEKKMGIKGSSTRQVILNNCKVPVENVLGEVGKGHKIAFNVLNVGRFKLGAAVNGAAKYALSEGIKYANERKQFNLPISKFGAIKEKIADMTAYVYASESLIYRLAGLLDDKLATIDKNIDNYYEEYQKGIEEYAIECSISKVFCSDVLAKVVDEVVQIFGGYGFIQEYPAERFYRDERINRIFEGTNEVNRLLIPGMMLRRAMKGELPFQKEAMKAIEALMTPSFDEIDTEAPFAVEKELLKNLKTLYLVVSGAAAQKFMDKIVKEQETLLALADIAIQIFAIESAVLRAEKNLGKVTEKKAALMADAVKVFTFDAVEIIAKAARKAAFFVEEGDNLMMILSGIRRFTKYDATGLLQAKRNLAAAAIETEKYVF, via the coding sequence ATGGAAAAGAAGCTTTTAAAAGGTGCTGAGTATTTACTTACTGAAGTTTCAAAGGAAGATATTTTTACACCTGAAGATTTTTCAGACGAGCAGAAACAGATTGCTCAAACAACAGAGGAATTTGTTACTAACGAAGTTATGCCTGATATCGAGGCTATTGATCAGCAGGACTTTGATAAAGTCGTAGCTCATATGAAAAAAAGCGGGGAGCTTGGGCTTTTAATGATTGATGCCCCTGAAGAGTACGGCGGACTTGAGCTTGATAAAGCTACAAGTATGCTTGTAGCAGAAAAGATTGCTCCAAGCGGTTCATTTTCTGTTGCATACGCAGCTCATACAGGTATCGGAACTTTACCTTTGGTTTACTACGGAACAAAAGAGCAGAAGGAAAAGTATCTTGAGAAAATAATTACAGGGGAGTGGATTGCTGCATACTGCCTAACTGAGCCAGGGAGTGGTAGTGATGCACTTGGTGCAAAAGCTACAGCAACTTTAAGTGAAGATGGAAAATATTATATATTAAACGGCACAAAGCAATTTATCACAAATGCAGGTTTTGCTGACCTTTTTACTGTTTTTGCTAAAATAGATAAAGAACATTTTACTGCATTTTTGGTTGAAAGGACTTTTGAAGGCTTAGAGCTTGGACCTGAAGAGAAAAAGATGGGTATCAAAGGCTCTTCTACACGTCAGGTTATTTTAAATAACTGTAAAGTGCCTGTAGAAAATGTTCTTGGTGAAGTCGGAAAGGGGCATAAAATTGCTTTCAACGTTCTTAACGTTGGAAGATTTAAGCTTGGCGCTGCAGTAAATGGCGCTGCTAAATATGCGCTTTCTGAAGGGATTAAATATGCAAACGAAAGGAAACAATTTAATCTTCCTATCAGCAAGTTTGGGGCAATTAAAGAAAAAATAGCCGATATGACTGCTTATGTTTATGCTTCTGAATCTCTTATTTACAGACTTGCAGGCCTTTTGGACGACAAGCTGGCAACAATCGATAAAAATATTGATAATTATTATGAAGAATATCAGAAAGGTATTGAAGAATATGCAATTGAATGTTCAATCTCAAAAGTATTCTGCTCTGATGTCCTTGCAAAAGTAGTAGATGAAGTTGTTCAAATATTTGGCGGATATGGTTTTATTCAGGAGTATCCTGCTGAAAGATTCTATAGAGATGAAAGAATCAACAGAATTTTTGAAGGGACAAATGAAGTAAACAGACTTCTTATCCCTGGAATGATGCTAAGACGTGCTATGAAAGGGGAATTACCTTTCCAGAAAGAGGCAATGAAGGCGATAGAAGCACTTATGACTCCGTCATTTGATGAAATTGATACTGAGGCACCTTTTGCCGTAGAAAAAGAATTATTGAAAAATCTAAAAACACTTTACCTTGTAGTTTCCGGTGCTGCTGCTCAGAAATTTATGGACAAAATTGTTAAAGAGCAGGAAACACTTTTAGCTTTGGCTGACATCGCTATCCAGATTTTTGCTATTGAGAGTGCTGTCCTTAGAGCTGAAAAGAATCTTGGTAAAGTTACCGAAAAGAAAGCTGCACTTATGGCTGATGCGGTTAAGGTATTTACATTTGATGCCGTTGAGATTATCGCTAAGGCTGCGAGAAAGGCAGCATTCTTTGTAGAGGAAGGGGATAACCTGATGATGATTTTAAGTGGTATCAGAAGATTTACAAAATATGATGCTACTGGACTTCTTCAGGCTAAAAGAAATTTGGCTGCTGCAGCTATTGAAACTGAAAAATACGTATTTTAA
- a CDS encoding MBL fold metallo-hydrolase: MIKKYTVNTPYPVGPVHFYLKNYGKYDVLFDTGPYTDEAKEYLQKTIDLSRLKYTLVTHCHADHYGLIDFIHNNSDSKIILAKSDYLRFARFDDRKRCFLKMVKEYGFNEAELSAIEHVLIRFKDEVPMPNEVFILEESKDILEELQISYIPCPGHSQSDIVYLVDNYAITGDVVLRDIFQTPLLDIDISNFMDRFQNYREFCNTIEKLKNIETMTFLPGHREYIDSVDERIIFYISKLLERASLIKDDLRNKGISFVLRKLVDDLKLNPLKAYLKLSEVVFINDFLSEPEIMLSVLDRVNLLDTLKDNLAKLFKGS; this comes from the coding sequence ATGATTAAAAAATATACTGTAAACACCCCTTATCCGGTTGGGCCTGTCCATTTTTACTTAAAAAATTATGGGAAATATGATGTGCTTTTTGATACCGGGCCTTATACGGACGAAGCGAAAGAATACTTACAAAAGACTATAGATTTATCAAGATTAAAATACACCTTAGTTACTCATTGCCATGCAGACCATTACGGTTTGATTGACTTTATCCATAACAATTCTGACAGTAAAATTATACTTGCAAAGTCAGATTATTTGAGATTTGCAAGATTTGATGACAGAAAAAGATGCTTTTTAAAAATGGTGAAAGAATATGGCTTTAATGAGGCAGAGCTTTCTGCAATAGAGCATGTGCTTATCAGATTTAAAGATGAAGTCCCAATGCCTAATGAAGTTTTTATATTGGAAGAATCAAAAGATATTCTTGAAGAGCTTCAAATCAGCTACATCCCTTGCCCCGGGCATTCCCAGAGCGATATAGTATATTTGGTTGATAATTATGCCATTACGGGGGATGTGGTATTAAGGGATATTTTTCAAACACCGCTTCTTGATATTGATATTTCAAACTTTATGGACAGGTTTCAAAATTACAGGGAGTTTTGTAACACTATTGAAAAATTAAAAAATATTGAAACGATGACCTTTTTACCTGGGCACAGAGAATATATAGACAGTGTGGATGAAAGAATAATTTTTTATATTAGCAAACTTTTAGAGAGAGCAAGTTTAATTAAGGATGATTTGAGAAATAAAGGGATTTCATTTGTGCTAAGAAAGCTTGTGGATGATTTAAAGCTTAATCCTTTAAAAGCATATTTAAAGCTTTCAGAGGTAGTGTTTATTAATGATTTTCTTTCCGAGCCGGAAATTATGTTAAGTGTCCTTGATAGAGTTAATCTTTTGGATACCTTAAAAGATAATTTGGCTAAATTATTTAAAGGGAGTTAA
- a CDS encoding enoyl-CoA hydratase/isomerase family protein yields the protein MEYKFFEITKDGKVCLVKFNNASKMNALNWHFWEELPLLVDEIENDKEVTVTVFYSDAKDFSIGLDIFDFGEKFQDLIFSNDKEKLYETIKVMQKGMDKIEQGKKVYISAINGYCIGGALDFIAACDLRFCSEDAIFSLRETKLGIVADMGSLQRLPFIIGFGNLKYLAFTGKDFNARKAYDISLINEIFEKEKLFDETLKIAKEIADNPYETVAGCKYIINNIIKDDIAKSLEDVAMFNKENLNFMKVISRFTENRKGGRK from the coding sequence ATGGAATATAAATTTTTTGAAATTACTAAAGATGGAAAAGTCTGCCTTGTAAAGTTTAACAATGCATCAAAGATGAATGCACTTAATTGGCATTTTTGGGAAGAATTACCGCTACTGGTAGATGAAATTGAGAATGATAAAGAAGTAACCGTTACTGTGTTTTACTCTGATGCAAAAGATTTTTCAATTGGGCTTGATATATTTGACTTTGGAGAAAAGTTTCAGGATTTAATTTTTTCTAACGATAAAGAAAAGCTTTATGAAACTATAAAAGTTATGCAAAAAGGGATGGATAAGATTGAGCAAGGGAAAAAGGTATATATCTCCGCGATAAACGGATATTGTATTGGTGGAGCTTTGGATTTTATTGCTGCTTGTGATTTGAGGTTTTGTTCGGAAGATGCAATATTTTCTTTAAGGGAAACAAAGCTTGGCATAGTTGCCGATATGGGCTCATTGCAAAGGTTACCTTTTATTATAGGGTTTGGGAATCTTAAATATCTTGCTTTCACCGGTAAAGACTTTAATGCGAGAAAAGCTTACGATATCTCTTTGATTAATGAGATTTTTGAAAAAGAGAAACTTTTTGATGAGACTTTGAAGATTGCCAAAGAGATTGCTGACAATCCTTATGAAACAGTTGCCGGATGCAAATATATCATTAACAACATAATAAAGGATGATATAGCAAAATCTCTTGAGGATGTAGCCATGTTTAATAAAGAAAATCTTAATTTTATGAAAGTGATATCCAGATTTACAGAAAATCGTAAAGGAGGACGTAAATGA
- a CDS encoding enoyl-CoA hydratase/isomerase family protein, which produces MIKVEYKENLAYLVLDNGENKQNIEFAENMLAALNEIEENKNVDVLIITSSDEKNFSQGVDLNFLMEKFSTKDYESVKVFMHKMNEVFKKLLMFPIPVIAEITGHAFGNGALLACACDFRFMRNDRGFFCFPEVDVNIPFLPSMVEYAKKAVGFQTLEMMLLTGRRLTAKEAEAYGILKSYDDVKSLKEGVFEFAKKMKKGRNIYKELKLRLHKDILNSFEEDKKYIDNLLIYYP; this is translated from the coding sequence ATGATTAAAGTTGAATACAAAGAAAATCTTGCATATTTGGTATTAGATAACGGTGAAAATAAACAAAATATAGAATTTGCCGAAAATATGCTTGCGGCTCTTAATGAAATTGAGGAAAATAAAAATGTAGATGTCCTTATTATAACTTCAAGTGACGAAAAGAATTTTTCTCAAGGGGTCGATTTAAATTTTCTAATGGAAAAATTTTCTACAAAGGATTATGAGAGTGTCAAAGTCTTTATGCATAAGATGAATGAGGTATTTAAGAAACTTTTGATGTTTCCAATACCTGTAATTGCAGAGATTACCGGACATGCGTTCGGAAACGGTGCCTTGCTTGCTTGTGCATGTGATTTTAGATTTATGAGGAATGACAGAGGATTTTTTTGTTTCCCTGAAGTAGATGTAAATATTCCTTTTTTGCCTTCAATGGTTGAGTATGCCAAAAAGGCGGTTGGATTTCAGACTTTGGAGATGATGCTTTTGACAGGCAGAAGATTAACGGCAAAAGAGGCAGAGGCTTATGGCATCTTGAAAAGTTATGATGATGTTAAATCACTCAAAGAGGGTGTCTTTGAATTTGCTAAAAAAATGAAAAAGGGGAGAAATATTTACAAAGAGCTCAAACTCAGACTGCATAAAGATATTTTGAATAGCTTTGAAGAGGATAAAAAATATATAGATAATCTTCTTATCTACTATCCGTAG
- a CDS encoding cache domain-containing protein → MKFNKKISFISYLIRYFIIILSLASIVVMVSLILFSNYQFKENIESTKSDYLEYQKKITKSKVMDVIENINFAVSKSSSKAKKIVKYQTDMSVEVAKNIYQKNIGLYGPEVVKQIIKESLREIRYNDGRGYTFILDLNGNEILNGDRTELEGKNLLRYPDQKVVKVVQDMIKIAKKDGEGFYTYKWTKPGKEGGDFTKISYVKLIPELGWIVGTGEYLEDIIEDAKKDVLAKAGNIRFGKSGYIFIFDFDGKYLAHIKSELIGKSRFWYVDKNGVNVGEELLKLSLMPDGGFLSYYWLRGQDEYAKKIAYAKAYPEWKWVICAGLFEDEVSEIINNKSVEFNESLSRQLFFILFIVLSILSLFYVFTYFYARLLRKDKNKILSLIQDNAEINTLNFKFSEFENIAEQIIKYKSEIHEMKELLFKKNEEYKNLIEFLPLPVTITADEKFVFINKEAEKLLNIKKEDVEKYSPDFFVYSDKSCYKALINSKENIVNRTLFVRNLNGDIIEVDVTSAKVIYEGMNASLCIFKDISEIKNAYEQIKKDKELIYNVLENISDAVIVMGKDYNITMLNSYAKELSSNNNCQYFYDCFKIYEDEKMMSEQIVKSAYSDEDLSWILGKTFLLKGKHELIVSISLSRIYNNSGGVDTVVAVLRDLTEVINNERTINQISRIESLGQLAGGIAHNFNNVLAAVLNSMEIIKLQLNDKPELLSLIGDVKETVNKAKSITNQLITFSKGGEPVKANFNINKTVSEVLKVVLSGQSVITKINLYYKPLFVFGDEGQISQVIQNILINALHAIDKENGIVRVFTRYSEFKKDTLVGDIFVKKGRYAEIVIEDNGSGIDDKIKDKIFDAYFTTKQNGTGLGLSSSLSIINKHNGFITFKSKVNIGTTFILYLPISESEGLYDVELKEDLFVAFNGILIMDDEKVVRNSLAIMLKDFSKRIFQSSDGNEAISILEKNKDIIDVAVLDLTIPGKMGGAECVKILKGLNPDLLCIVSSGYSDDPVLANFREYGFDAVLAKPYTLESLKKLLCRLTKRCEE, encoded by the coding sequence ATGAAGTTTAATAAAAAAATAAGTTTTATTTCATATCTTATTCGCTATTTTATAATTATCTTGTCATTGGCAAGTATTGTCGTGATGGTATCATTAATTTTATTCTCAAATTATCAATTTAAAGAAAATATAGAATCTACAAAAAGTGATTACCTTGAATATCAAAAAAAGATAACAAAAAGCAAAGTTATGGATGTCATAGAGAATATAAACTTTGCAGTCTCAAAAAGCAGTAGTAAGGCAAAAAAAATAGTAAAATACCAGACTGATATGTCTGTAGAAGTCGCTAAAAATATATATCAAAAAAATATTGGACTTTATGGCCCGGAAGTAGTTAAGCAGATTATTAAAGAATCTCTCAGAGAAATTAGATACAATGATGGCAGAGGGTATACGTTTATACTTGATTTAAATGGCAACGAAATCTTAAATGGGGACAGAACTGAATTGGAAGGTAAAAATTTGTTACGTTATCCTGATCAAAAAGTTGTAAAGGTTGTTCAGGATATGATTAAAATTGCCAAAAAAGATGGGGAAGGATTTTATACATATAAATGGACAAAGCCTGGAAAAGAAGGGGGAGACTTTACTAAAATATCGTATGTTAAACTAATTCCTGAGCTTGGATGGATTGTCGGAACTGGCGAGTACCTTGAAGATATAATCGAAGATGCAAAAAAGGATGTGCTGGCAAAAGCAGGAAATATTAGATTTGGAAAATCAGGATATATATTTATTTTTGATTTTGACGGAAAATATTTAGCTCATATAAAGAGTGAATTGATAGGCAAATCAAGATTTTGGTATGTTGATAAGAACGGAGTAAATGTCGGTGAAGAATTACTCAAATTGTCTTTAATGCCTGACGGAGGATTTTTAAGCTATTACTGGCTAAGGGGGCAGGATGAGTATGCTAAAAAAATTGCTTATGCAAAAGCTTATCCCGAATGGAAGTGGGTTATTTGTGCAGGTCTTTTTGAAGATGAAGTGTCTGAAATAATAAACAATAAAAGCGTAGAATTTAATGAAAGTTTAAGCAGGCAGCTATTTTTCATTTTATTTATAGTTTTAAGTATTCTATCTTTATTTTATGTCTTTACATATTTTTATGCCAGGCTTTTAAGAAAAGATAAAAATAAGATATTAAGCCTTATACAGGATAATGCAGAAATAAACACTCTAAATTTTAAATTTAGTGAATTTGAAAATATAGCCGAACAAATTATCAAATATAAATCTGAAATTCACGAAATGAAAGAGCTGCTGTTTAAAAAGAATGAAGAATATAAAAATTTGATAGAATTTTTGCCTTTACCTGTAACGATAACAGCGGACGAAAAATTTGTGTTTATTAATAAAGAAGCTGAAAAGTTGTTAAATATCAAAAAAGAAGATGTCGAAAAATATAGTCCCGATTTTTTTGTTTATAGTGATAAAAGTTGCTATAAGGCTCTCATAAATTCTAAAGAAAATATAGTGAATAGGACACTTTTTGTTCGAAATTTGAACGGTGATATTATTGAAGTCGATGTTACTTCTGCCAAAGTTATTTATGAAGGTATGAATGCTTCACTTTGCATTTTTAAGGATATATCTGAGATTAAAAATGCGTATGAGCAAATTAAAAAGGATAAAGAATTAATATACAATGTATTGGAAAATATTAGCGATGCCGTAATAGTAATGGGTAAGGATTATAATATTACTATGTTAAACAGCTACGCGAAAGAATTGAGCAGTAATAATAATTGCCAATATTTTTATGATTGCTTTAAGATTTATGAAGACGAAAAGATGATGTCAGAGCAAATCGTTAAGTCTGCTTATAGTGATGAGGATTTGTCCTGGATTTTGGGGAAGACTTTTTTACTTAAAGGGAAGCATGAATTGATTGTTTCAATCTCATTATCAAGAATTTATAATAATAGCGGGGGAGTAGATACCGTTGTTGCAGTCTTGAGAGACTTAACAGAAGTTATTAATAATGAAAGGACTATAAATCAAATCTCAAGGATAGAATCTCTTGGTCAGCTCGCCGGCGGTATTGCACATAATTTTAACAATGTATTAGCTGCTGTGTTAAATTCAATGGAAATAATAAAATTGCAATTGAATGACAAACCAGAACTTTTATCTTTGATTGGTGATGTCAAAGAGACTGTAAACAAGGCTAAATCTATTACAAATCAGCTTATCACATTTTCAAAGGGTGGTGAGCCGGTAAAGGCTAATTTTAATATTAATAAAACTGTAAGTGAAGTTTTAAAGGTTGTTTTATCAGGCCAAAGTGTAATAACAAAGATAAACCTTTATTATAAACCGCTCTTTGTATTTGGTGATGAGGGGCAGATAAGCCAGGTTATTCAAAATATATTAATCAATGCATTACATGCAATTGATAAAGAAAATGGAATTGTAAGGGTGTTTACAAGATACAGTGAGTTTAAAAAGGACACTCTTGTCGGAGATATTTTTGTTAAAAAAGGAAGATATGCAGAAATTGTCATCGAGGATAATGGATCAGGAATCGATGATAAGATTAAAGATAAAATATTTGATGCTTACTTTACAACAAAACAAAACGGGACAGGGCTCGGGCTTTCCTCTTCACTGAGTATAATAAATAAACACAACGGCTTTATTACTTTTAAAAGTAAAGTAAATATTGGCACTACATTTATTTTATACCTACCTATATCCGAAAGTGAAGGATTATATGACGTTGAGCTAAAGGAAGATCTTTTTGTAGCATTTAATGGTATTTTGATTATGGATGATGAAAAAGTAGTTAGAAACAGTTTGGCTATTATGCTTAAAGATTTTTCAAAAAGAATATTCCAAAGCTCCGATGGAAATGAAGCAATATCGATATTGGAAAAGAATAAAGATATTATAGATGTGGCTGTTTTGGATTTGACTATTCCTGGTAAAATGGGCGGAGCCGAATGTGTCAAAATATTGAAGGGCTTGAACCCTGACTTACTGTGTATTGTGAGCTCCGGTTATTCCGATGATCCTGTCCTTGCCAATTTTAGAGAGTATGGATTTGATGCTGTCTTGGCAAAACCTTATACGCTGGAATCACTTAAAAAGCTGTTGTGCCGGCTTACAAAAAGGTGTGAAGAGTAA